Below is a window of Tolypothrix bouteillei VB521301 DNA.
CCTTAAGTTTATGGGTCTACAAAAATACCAACTCAGTTACTCAGTTTGCGCTGATTTCTGTGCTAACTATGCTACCAAACATCATCATCTCCCCGCTTGCGGGTGCGCTTGGCGATCGGTGGAACAGGCGCTGGCTAATGATTTTAGGCAATTGCGGAGCTGGGTTGAGCATCCTTTCGATGACACTGCTACTTTTCATTGGACATCTTGAACTTTGGCATATCTACGTCGCTACAACTGCTAGTTCCGCTTTCAACGCCTTGCAGTGGCCTGCTTATGATGCGACGATCGCACAGATTGTACCACCGCAGCATTTAGTTCGTGCCAATGGAATGTTCCAACTAGGGTTAGCTATTGCACAGCTAATTTCGCCAGTGCTAGGAGGCTTTCTGCTAGTAACCATTCAGATTCAAGGTGTCCTCATACTTGACGGAATTAGCTTTGTTTTCTGCCTTGTGATGCTCTTGCTCGTTCGGTTACCCAAACCTGGAACTACAACAAAAGCCGAAGTGTCGAAAAACTTTGTGTGGAAAGATAGCTTGGTAGGGTGGAATTATATCACAACTCGCCCTGGGTTGTTTTGGTTATTAATTCTTAACTGTATCTACCATTTTGTTGAGGGAATTGCTGTTGTGCTATCGACACCGCTGTTCCTTTCCTTTACCTCGACCACCGTACTTGGCACGATGCTGTCCATCGGTGGCAGCGGCATGATACTTGGCACAGCATTCATCAGCACTTGGGGTGGAGGGAAGCGTCGCATCTATAACGTACTCGGGTTTATGCTATTAGGTGGGTTATGCATGCTGCTAGCTGGGTTACGTCGTGATGTTGTGTTGTGTACTGTTGCCATTTTCGTTCACTTTTTCAGTCTGCCGATCGTTGTCAGTTCCAGGCAAGCCATTTTTCAGAGCAAAATTGCGTCTGATGTGCGGGCAAGAGTCTTTGCTGTCAACCGAATGCTGATTAATTTATCCCTGCTGCTTGCTTACCTAGTTGCTGGACCACTAGCTGACCGTGTGTTTGAGCCACTGCTTACCGTTAATGGACCATTAGCTGGAAGTGTTGGAAAGATAATTGGTGTCGGACCGGGACGTGGCATTGGCTTGCTATTCATCATCATGGGAATGCTCTTGATAGCAGCAATTGTTACTAGCTATCTTTCTCCACGCTTGCGACGGGTAGAATCGGATATCCCAAATGTTATCTCCTACTAAATAACTGCCTGTGCATGCAAGTCAATAGCGTACACAGTGCTGAAACAAGCAAACTAACTGTCAATTTTTTTGGAGTGATTATGAATTGGAATGACCTTGAAGACAAAACTATCTACAAAGTTGTTGTCAATCACGAACAACAGTACTCAATTTGGCCGAGCGAGCGGGAAAATGCTTTGGGTTGGAAAGATGTTGGTAAAAGCGGGACAAAGGCAGAATGCCTAGATTACATCAAGGAAGTATGGACTGATATGAGACCACTTAGCTTGCGTCAGCAAATGGAAAAATTAGCACAATCAAGCTAAGTACTACATTTGATAAATTCGTATCGCAATAAAAACCTGTAGTTGCGCTTTAGCGCTAAAGCGCAACTGCGAACTTGTGCAATTTTGTACTAAATATTAAATTTAACTTAAGATAAACGTTAAATGAAAAAGAATAACGTTAAAGATATTTATCAACTATCCCCAACGCAGCAGGGGATGCTGTTCCACACCCTTTACGCTCCTTCTTCTGGGGTGTATTGTCAGCAATTCAGTTGTACTTTTACAGGCTCTCTAGATGTGGAGGCTTTTAACGCAGCATGGCAGCAAGTCGTAGCACGGCATGTCGTCTTGCGAACTGCTTTCATTTGGGAACGCGAAGATGTGCCGCTACAGGTGGTGTACCGACAGGTGAAACTACCACTAGAGATCCATTCTTGGCTGGCACTATCTCCGGATGAACAGCAACAGCAGCTACAAGACTTTCTAGCGTCGGATTGCCAGCACGGCTTTCAACTGACCAAAGCACCACTGATGCGCCTGAGCCTGATTCAAATGTCAGAGGATGTCTACCACTTTGTATGGAGTTATCACCATATACTTCTAGATGGGTGGTCGCTGCCTTTGGTACTTAAAGAAGTGCTGGGCTATTACCAAGCGTTGTCTTTGGGGCAAGAGTTACAACTGCCACCAAGTCGTTCCTACCGCGAGTACATTGCTTGGTTACAGAAGCAGAAATTGGAAGTTGCCGAACAATTCTGGCGACAAACACTTCACGGGGTGAGTACACCAACACCCCTGGGAGTCGATAAACCTCACCACAGCAAGTCTTTGGAACAAAGCTACAGCGAGCATTGTCTTACGCTATCAACTCCAGCAACTTTTGCTCTAGTGTCGTTTGCACGACAGCATCAACTGACGTTGAACACCTTAGTGCAAGCAGCTTGGGCTTTACTGCTATCACGATACAGTGGCGAAAGCGACGTGGTTTTCGGCGTGACTGTCTCAGGTCGTACAACTGCCATCAAAGGTGTGGAGTCCATAGTTGGGCTATTTATCAATACCCTGCCAATGCGGGTGGGAGTGTCTCCTGAGGACACAGTTCTACCAAAGCTCAAGCAGATACAGAAGCTACAGGTGGAAATGAGTACTTACGAGTACACGCCACTGGTAGAGATTCAACAGATGAGTGATATGCCCAGAGGGCTGCCGTTGTTTGAAAGCATCGTGGTGTTTGAGAATTATCCGGTAGATGCGGCTTTACAAGAGCATTCACAGAATTTGCACGTTAGTGATGTTCGTGCTTTTGAGAGGAACAACTATCCACTCACTCTCATAGCCCAGCCCGGAGTGCAATTGTCGTTGCGGTTCATCTACGATTCTCAGCGTTTTGATAGTGCAACTGTCACACGGATGATGGGGCATTTCCTTTCTCTGCTACAGGGTTTAGTCGCCAATCCCAACCAAAAGCTGTCGTGCATACCACTGTTAAGTGCCGCCGAACAAAATCAAATACTGAGCGAATGGAACAAAACTCAAGCAAATTATCCCCAAGATTTGTGTCTGCATACTTTGTTTGAGCAACAAGTCCAGAAGACACCCAATGCGGTGGCAGTAGTGTTTGAAGACCAACGCCTCACCTACTGTGAGTTGAACACAAGAGCTAATCAATTGGCGCACTACCTAGTCTCATTGGGAGTGGGACCGGAAGTGTTGGTCGGTGTGTGTCTAGAGCGATCGGTGTCCATGGTTGTAGGATTGCTGGGCATTCTCAAAGCAGGTGGAGCATATGTGCCTTTAGACTCAGAGTATCCGCCAGAACGTTTGACATATATGCTCGAAGACAGCCACGTTAAGGTGCTGTTGACCCAGGAAAAATTCGTAGCCTCACTGGCACACCAGCAGGCACACTTGGTATGTTTGGATACAGACTGGCAAGCGCTCGCTCACTTTAGCACAGAAAATACACGCTCAGGAGTGTTACCCCATCACCTCGCTTATACGATTTACACTTCGGGATCTACAGGTAAGCCAAAAGGAGCGATGAACACTCATCAAGGAGTTTGCAATCGCCTGCTATGGATGCAGCAAGCTTATCAAATTGCACAGGGCGATCGCGTCTTACAGAAAACCCCCTTCAGCTTTGATGTGTCGGTGTGGGAATTCTTTTGGCCATTAATGACTGGAGCAAGTTTGGTGGTGGCGCAACCAGGAGGACACCGCGACAGTGCTTATCTGGTAAAGCTCATTGCCCAACACCAAATTACCACACTGCATTTCGTCCCCTCAATGCTACGGGTATTCTTAGAAGAACAGAATCTGGAAAGTTGCACGAGCTTGCGGCAAGTATTTTGTAGTGGCGAAGCACTACCAAAAGAACTGCAAGACAGCTTTTTTGCACGGCTCGGATGCAGTTTGCACAATCTCTATGGACCAACAGAAGCAGCAATAGACGTGACATATTGGCAATGCCAACAAGACAGCGAACTATTGAGTGTGCCGATTGGTCGCCCGATCGCCAATACACAAATTTACATCCTCGATCGCTACAATCAACCAGTACCAGTGGGTGTGGCTGGCGAGTTGCACATCTCTGGTGTGGGTTTAGCACGAGGATACCTCAACCGTCCGGAGTTAACGGCAGAAAAATTTGTTCCCAACCCGTTTGTGGGCAAAGGCGAACGCCTTTATAAAACTGGAGATTTAGTCCGCTACAAAGCTGATGGCAACATCGAATACATCGGACGCATCGACCATCAGGTGAAGATCCGTGGCTTCCGCATTGAGTTGGGCGAAATTGAGGCGGTACTGAGCCAACACCCAAACGTGCAACAAACTGTAGTCATCGCCACACAAGAGATGGTGGGCGCTCAACGTTTGGTCGCATACTTAGTAGCAAATGAACAATCCGCACCCACGATCGGCGAGTTGCGTGCTTTCCTCAAACAAAAGTTGCCAGAATATATGCTTCCAAGTGCTTTCATGGTACTTGATGCCCTACCACTCACACCCAATGGTAAACTCGACCGGAAAGCACTACCCAAACCATCTTGGCAACCCGAACTCGACCGCAGTTTTGTCGCCCCGCGAACACCGACTGAAGAAAGACTGGCAAACATTTGGGCATCGGTGTTGGGCATTGAGTTGGTGGGCATCCATGACAACTTCTTTGAACTCGGTGGCGATTCGATTCTCAGTCTGCAAATCATTGCCAAAGCCAACAGTGTCGGCATACAACTGAGTGCCAAGCAGATGTTTGAGTATCAAACGATTGCTGAGTTGGCAACAGTCGTAGGAACAACTGAGGCAATTACGGCGCAACAAGGTGTGGTGAGCGGCACATTGCCACTGACACCGATTCAGCAGTGGTTTTTCCTTGAGAATTTCAGCGCCCCAGCACACTGGAACCAAGCAGTACTGCTGGAAATGCCACAGGGTATACAGCCACATCTTTTAGAGCAAGTGGTGCGGGAGTTGTTAGTGCATCATGATGCTTTGCGCTTGCGTTTTGAGAAAACCGATTCTGGTTGGCAACAAATCAATGCCCCTGTGGATGATAAGGTGCCATTGGCGATCGTAGATTTATCTACAGTTCCACAAGCTCAACAACAAGTTGCCATTGAAGCAAAAGCGGCTCAACTCCAAGGGAGTTTAAATTTGTCAAGCGGACTACTGGTGCGAGTAGCATGGTTCAATCTCGGTGGTGAGTTAAACTCAAGACTGTTGGTAGTCATCCATCACTTGGCAGTGGATGGGGTGTCATGGCGGATTTTGTTAGAAGATTTGCAAGTTGCCTACTCGCAACTGAGTGCGGGTAGGGCGATACAACTACCAGCCAAAACCACATCATTCAAAGATTGGGCGCAACTGCAGTGGGAGTACGTACAATCGCTCGATTTGCAACGCCAGTGCGATTTTTGGCTCTTACAATCACTTGAGCCAGTGGCAAACATCCCACTCGACTATCCTTCTGGTGCAAACACCGAGGCATCCGCACGCACAGTGTCGATGTCGTTGTCAGTTGAAGAAACCCGTGCATTACTGCAAGAGGTACCAAAAGCGTACAACACCCAAATCAACGACGTATTGCTCACAGCCTTAGTGCAGGTGTTATCTGATTGGACACAATCAACTCACGTGCTGTTCAACTTGGAAGGACACGGACGCGAAGAGATATTGGATCGGGTGAATATCTCGCGCACGGTGGGATGGTTTACCACTATCTTTCCCGTTGTGCTACAATATGCTACAAATACTCCAGGAGAAGCGTTAAAGTCAATTAAAGAGCAACTGCGTCGCATTCCGCAACAAGGGATAAGCTATGGCTGGTTGCGCTATCTACTTGATGACAAAGAAACCATCGCCCAACTCACTCATTCTCGACCAGCCCAGATCGTCTTCAACCATTTAGGTCAATTTGACTTGGTGCTACAAACATCAGCACTGTTCAAACTTGCCAACGAATCGAGCGGTCCTAGCCGCAGCCCCCTCAACCACCGCAGCCATCTACTTGAGGTTAATAGCATTATCTTCGGCTCTCAGTTGCGCCTGGATTGGACTTACAGTGAGAACTTACATCACTCCAGCACCATTGAGCGTCTAGCTCACGAGTTTTTGCAAGCGTTGCGCGGGCTA
It encodes the following:
- a CDS encoding MFS transporter encodes the protein MQTFIILWFGQLVSLLGSGLTGFALSLWVYKNTNSVTQFALISVLTMLPNIIISPLAGALGDRWNRRWLMILGNCGAGLSILSMTLLLFIGHLELWHIYVATTASSAFNALQWPAYDATIAQIVPPQHLVRANGMFQLGLAIAQLISPVLGGFLLVTIQIQGVLILDGISFVFCLVMLLLVRLPKPGTTTKAEVSKNFVWKDSLVGWNYITTRPGLFWLLILNCIYHFVEGIAVVLSTPLFLSFTSTTVLGTMLSIGGSGMILGTAFISTWGGGKRRIYNVLGFMLLGGLCMLLAGLRRDVVLCTVAIFVHFFSLPIVVSSRQAIFQSKIASDVRARVFAVNRMLINLSLLLAYLVAGPLADRVFEPLLTVNGPLAGSVGKIIGVGPGRGIGLLFIIMGMLLIAAIVTSYLSPRLRRVESDIPNVISY
- a CDS encoding MbtH family protein, with the protein product MNWNDLEDKTIYKVVVNHEQQYSIWPSERENALGWKDVGKSGTKAECLDYIKEVWTDMRPLSLRQQMEKLAQSS